A genome region from Mercenaria mercenaria strain notata chromosome 11, MADL_Memer_1, whole genome shotgun sequence includes the following:
- the LOC123531228 gene encoding 1-deoxyxylulose-5-phosphate synthase YajO-like: MDYITLPRTDIKVSRICLGCWQMNDNKANASWEAQTYETSKACVDKCLELGINFFDTAEGYAGSEEVLGKCLQGRRQDAVIASKFGFREGPFTPAYSAVQIDESITKGLRKLQTNYIDLLQAHFPSFIENTDEALTELKRQVSLGRIKSFGVCNFGPKNLKTLLDKDPSFLPVSNQICYNLLWRSAEPGILPICKEKDIAILAYSPLQQGLLSGNYMTVDDVPMGRRRGKLFSPESCSLGRHGTPGCEKELFEALQSMKGLCTKANVPMAKAALSWVMQQQNKPVVIVGCRTPEQVVENYNVVKISDELVKELTDATEALKDKVGSALDQWATPDRCE, encoded by the exons ATGGACTACATCACACTCCCTCGAACTGACATTAAAGTGTCTCGTATATGTTTAGGATGTTGGCAGATGAATGACAACAAAGCAAATGCTTCTTGGGAAGCACAGACATATGAG acCTCAAAAGCATGTGTAGATAAATGTTTGGAACTAGGAATCAACTTTTTTGATACAGCAGAG GGGTATGCAGGGTCAGAAGAAGTGTTGGGAAAATGTCTACAGGGACGACGACAAGACGCTGTCATTGCCAGCAAGTTTGGTTTCAGGGAGGGGCCATTTACCCCAGCATATAGTGCCGTGCAGATTGATGAATCTATCACTAAAGGTCTACGCAAATTGCAGACAAATTACATAGATCTGCTGCAG GCACATTTCCCAAGCTTTATTGAGAACACAGATGAGGCTCTCACAGAACTGAAAAGACAAGTATCACTGGGAAGGATAAAGAGCTTTGGTGTTTGTAACTTTGGACCTAAAAACTTGAAGACATTGCTGGATAAAGATCCCTCTTTTCTTCCAGTTTCTAATCAG ATATGCTACAATTTATTGTGGCGATCTGCTGAACCTGGCATCTTGCCAATTTGTAAGGAGAAAGACATAGCCATTTTAGCATACAGTCCACTGCAGCAGGGTCTTCTTAGTGGTAACTATATGACAGTGGATGATGTACCTATGGGCAGGAGGAGAGGCAAACTGTTTTCACCCGAGAG TTGTAGTCTGGGTCGACATGGAACTCCAGGATGTGAGAAGGAATTGTTTGAG GCTCTTCAATCAATGAAAGGTCTCTGTACCAAGGCTAATGTACCAATGGCTAAAGCTGCTTTATCCTGGGTCATGCAACAACAAAATAAACCAGTGGTCATTGTAGGTTGTAGAACACCAGAACAGGTTGTAGAAAACTACAATGTTGTTAAGATATCTGAT GAGCTTGTGAAGGAGCTAACAGACGCTACAGAGGCTTTGAAAGATAAAGTTGGCTCAGCTCTCGACCAGTGGGCAACTCCAGATAGGTGTGAATAA
- the LOC123531227 gene encoding uncharacterized protein LOC123531227, which produces MANKRSKLDISSIHRQLKNHDAVLYNGIKNFENKQSLVCFVRILACSGGYRNSFSDAWCETEIDYTKCVLYKHLFDIGILEKFLDTGVLPNSLNENQKYIVLLALQTLALFMDDYEETNKIIQKYRKTSLKEVYWTGIFGTHIIKKLATSKNMKVSECGYENCGAEQCHCGCGEQLVYGDTSMGHREVWHGSVDILLQSAAVEVTTEEIEDLEDFEMKIDDLEKQPFPQAIVTSCSMRGPTPLITVSKTNVKIFLYDYDSDLLFESEEFFFDMKLEISTILGLWLAINNQAFGLPINPAFIEAGCRSGFKTLMQEANKLDVYENHTHLYGCKNVCNIGLPIHEVFSRTKRGNIQIILPK; this is translated from the exons atggcaaacaaAAGGTCTAAATTGGACATCAGTTCAATTCACCGGCAGTTGAAAAATCACGATGCCGTATTATATAATGGAATCAAAAACTTCGAAAACAAACAATCTCTCGTATGTTTTGTCCGAATCCTGGCATGCAGTGGTGGCTATCGAAATAGTTTTTCTGATGCGTGGTGTGAAACGGAAATTGATTACACTAAATGTGTGCTATACAAACATTTGTTTGACATTGGGATTTTGGAGAAATTTTTGGACACGGGTGTTCTACCCAATAGCCTAAACGAAAACCAGAAATATATTGTTCTGCTGGCTTTGCAGACCTTGGCTCTGTTTATGGACGATTATGAAG aaacaaataaaatcatacaGAAGTACAGAAAAACAAGTTTAAAAGAAGTTTATTGGACTGGAATATTTGGAACACACATTATTAAGAAACTTGCCACAAGTAAGAATATGAAGGTCAGTGAGTGTGGTTATGAAAACTGTGGTGCAGAGCAATGCCATTGTGGATGTGGTGAACAATTGGTTTATGGCGACACAAGTATGG GTCACAGAGAAGTTTGGCATGGCAGTGTTGACATCCTTCTGCAAAGTGCAGCAGTAGAAGTAACAACAGAAGAAATTGAAGACCTTGAAGACTTTGAAATGAAAATAGATGACCTTGAGAAACAACCGTTTCCTCAAGCGATTGTAACAAGTTGCTCTATGAGAGGCCCTACACCACTGATAAcagtttcaaaaacaaatgttaaaatctTCCTGTATGACTACGATTCTGACCTTCTTTTTGAAAGTGAAGAGTTCTTTTTTgacatgaaacttgaaatttcTACAATTTTAGGACTATGGCTTGCAATAAATAACCAAGCGTTTGGTTTGCCAATTAATCCTGCCTTTATAGAGGCTGGTTGTCGTTCAGGTTTCAAAACACTCATGCAAGAGGCTAATAAACTGGATGTCTATGAAAACCATACACATTTATATGGGTGCAAGAATGTGTGTAATATTGGACTGCCTATTCATGAAGTTTTTTCAAGAACCAAGCGAGGAAATATTCAGATTATATTGCCCAAATGA